Proteins encoded by one window of Lacerta agilis isolate rLacAgi1 chromosome 11, rLacAgi1.pri, whole genome shotgun sequence:
- the ZNF367 gene encoding zinc finger protein 367, with protein MSERPGLPAPVIMCPGDSPKRVLVSVIKTTPVKPPRGGDGRAPPPPPIPTSPGFSDFMVYPWRWGENAHNVTLSPPPATPQPLRDGGGGGGGPGGGGGGGGVRGAAGRSGGEDEEAGSPDSGIGGGGHLRDGTRRGRPRADTVRDLISEGEHSSSRIRCSVCNRVFPREKSLQAHKRTHTGERPYLCDYPECGKAFVQSGQLKTHQRLHTGEKPFVCAENGCVSRFTHANRHCPKHPYAKLRREEPTDRLNKKQTAENKAVAEWLAKYWEMREQRTPTLKSKTTHKPDQEQQDPMEYLQSEDEEEEEKNIAHSVSCSRLQEQRERLHGALALIELANLAGAPLRQ; from the exons ATGTCCGAGCGGCCGGGCCTTCCCGCGCCCGTCATCATGTGCCCGGGCGACTCCCCGAAGCGCGTCCTGGTCTCTGTCATCAAGACCACCCCCGTCAAGCCGCCCCGCGGAGGCGATGGCCGcgcccctccgccgccgcccatCCCCACCAGCCCGGGCTTCAGCGACTTCATGGTCTACCCGTGGCGGTGGGGGGAGAACGCGCACAACGTCACCCTCAGCCCCCCGCCGGCCACGCCGCAGCCTCTCCGCgatggcggcggcggaggaggaggaccagggggcggcggcggcggcggcggcgtccgtGGAGCCGCGGGGCGCTCGGGCGGAGAGGACGAGGAGGCGGGCAGCCCGGACAGCGGCATCGGGGGCGGCGGGCACTTGAGG GATGGGACTAGGAGAGGTCGACCAAGAGCAGACACTGTCCGAGATCTAATAAGCGAGGGAGAGCACTCTTCAAGCAGGATTCGTTGTAGTGTTTGCAACAGAGTATTCCCACGAGAAAAGTCTTTACAGGCCCACAAAAGAACTCACACTG GTGAAAGGCCTTATTTGTGTGACTACCCAGAGTGTGGGAAAGCTTTTGTTCAGAGTGGGCAACTTAAAACACACCAACGTCtccatacaggggaaaaacctttTGTGTGCGCAGAAAATG GATGCGTAAGCAGATTCACGCATGCAAACCGTCATTGTCCCAAACATCCATATGCAAAGCTGAGGAGAGAAGAACCAACAGACAGACTGAATAAAAAGCAAACTGCAGAGAACAAAGCTGTTGCTGAATGGCTAGCAAA GTACTGGGAGATGAGAGAACAGCGCACTCCTACATTGAAAAGCAAAACTACTCATAAGCCTGACCAGGAGCAGCAGGATCCCATGGAATACCTTCAGTctgaagatgaggaggaggaggaaaaaaatattgcccATTCAGTTTCTTGTAGCCGCCTACAAGAACAGCGCGAACGCTTGCATGGAGCACTGGCACTCATTGAGCTTGCCAATTTGGCTGGGGCACCATTACGACAGTGA